The candidate division KSB1 bacterium genome contains the following window.
TTGCGGCTTCGCCACGCTATGAATTTGAAGGAATTACTTTGGTAGCGTAAAATAAAATATCGCGCCTTTGTATTTTTTCGAATTCACCCAAATTTCGCCGCCATGACTTTCGACGACTTGCTTAACGATGGATAAACCTAATCCTGTTCCGGTAACATTTCTTTTGTTTCGTAATCTGTTAAAAAGACCAAAGACTTTGTTTCGGTCCGCTGCTTTAAAACCGACGCCGTTATCCCACACAAAGAACTTGTGAAAGATTTCCTTATCAGAATAGCCAATTTCAATTTCACCGCCGCGTTTCTCGTGTGAGTACTTGATAGCGTTTCCGATTAGATTGGAAAACACCAAAACCATAGCACTCGCGTCGCAGTACAATTCAGGCAGGTGCGGTTGCACACGCATTTCTATTTTCTTATGATGCAACTCGATAACATGTGAATCCAATGCTTTGTCGATAATTTCCTGCGTGGGGACTCGCTCAAACCGATTTTCATCGATTGAGATCTTAGCCAATTTGGTGATATCGGTGAGCAGGCTGTCGACGCGATTCAGGTTTGTAAAAATACGATTCAGATAAGTTCGAGCTTCATCGGGCAGGCAATCGTTGTATTTTTCGGACAAAAGCGAAGCGAAACCCTGAATGGAAACAAAAGGCGTGCGCAGCTCATGAGCAATGGTGTGCAGATATTGATTCAGCCGATCATCCTGATGATGAATCTCATGGGGTACAAGGTTTACAACTGACTCGTTCATAATAAACTGACAAAAATATTCATAAAATCAATATAAAACTAATTCATCAGAGGCTGAATTCCAAATGAAAAAACTGATATTACTGATTTTTAATATTAGATAAGGGTTTCCATTTGGAATTCTACCAGTCCTGTGCCAAGAGATAAATTCCAGAAGAGTGAGAATAGATTTCAAATGTGCGAAGAATCAACCGGTACGTGGAAAGTCCTTGAGATTCTTCGTGGTCACTGCTTCACAGAAAATGCCTGGCCAACAGGAAAGAGCGTTTTGTGAGAGTGGATCGGGGGGTGCTGAAAGTTGATGATTGAAAGCTTTGTGCTTAATTCAAATATTTTAAAAACGCCCAGGAGACTGTTTTGAAGCCACTTTTTATCCTTTTATCCAGAGGCGAATCGGAATTTAATTTACCGGTGCCAATTTCTAAATTACTGCCCGGGACGGTTTCCAGGTATTTCGTCAAATCATGAGAGGGTTCGCGGCTGTACTCAAGAGTAATAACTTTATCGCTGCCCAAGACATCTTTTGCAGCATTGCTCAAATGAAGAGAAAGCGACTCATCGAAAGTAACCACTGAACGTTTTGTCATCTGAATTTCAAACTCGAC
Protein-coding sequences here:
- a CDS encoding HAMP domain-containing histidine kinase, with protein sequence MNESVVNLVPHEIHHQDDRLNQYLHTIAHELRTPFVSIQGFASLLSEKYNDCLPDEARTYLNRIFTNLNRVDSLLTDITKLAKISIDENRFERVPTQEIIDKALDSHVIELHHKKIEMRVQPHLPELYCDASAMVLVFSNLIGNAIKYSHEKRGGEIEIGYSDKEIFHKFFVWDNGVGFKAADRNKVFGLFNRLRNKRNVTGTGLGLSIVKQVVESHGGEIWVNSKKYKGAIFYFTLPK